A region of Ovis canadensis isolate MfBH-ARS-UI-01 breed Bighorn chromosome 19, ARS-UI_OviCan_v2, whole genome shotgun sequence DNA encodes the following proteins:
- the LOC138424568 gene encoding appetite-regulating hormone, with product MPAPRTIYSLLLLSLLWMDLAMAGSSFLSPEHQKLQRKEPKKPSGRLKPRALEGQFDPDVGSQEEGAEDELEIRFNAPFNIGIKLSGAQSLQHGQTLGKFLQDILWEEAEETLADE from the exons ATGCCCGCCCCGCGGACCATCTAcagcctgctgctgctcagcCTGCTCTGGATGGACTTGGCCATGGCGGGCTCCAGCTTTCTGAGCCCTGAACATCAGAAACTGCAG AGAAAGGAACCTAAGAAGCCGTCAGGCAGACTGAAGCCCCGGGCCCTGGAAGGCCAGTTTGACCCGGATGTGGGAAGTCAGGAGGAAGGTGCAGAGGACGAGCTGGAAATCCGG TTCAATGCCCCCTTTAACATTGGGATCAAGCTGTCAGGGGCTCAGTCCCTCCAGCACGGCCAGACTCTGGGGAAGTTTCTTCAGGACATTCTTTGGGAAGAAGCCGAAG AAACCCTGGCTGACGAGTGA